The DNA segment CATCGTGGATTACGTGGCGGCGCTGGACGGGTACATCTGCGACCAGACCCGCACGCTGGTACTCGGGGCGCTGCCCGAAAAGTTTGCCCGCGCCCACGACGCTGCCCTGGCGATCCTCGCGGACATCCAGGCTGCGATCCACCCGGGCGCAACCCCGCAGGACCTCTACCGGCGCGCGCTGGCGCGGGCCGACGCGCTTGGGTACGCGGAACACTTCATGGGCCACGGCGCGCTGCGGGCGCGGTACATCGGCCATGGGGTCGGCCTGGAGCTGGACGAATGGCCGGTGCTCGCCGAAGGATGGACGCAGCCGCTCCAGCTCGGGCACGTGTTCTGCGTGGAGCCCAAGATCGTCTTCCCGGGCGAGGGCGCCGTCGGGATCGAGGACCAATTCGCGGTGACCCCGGACGGCGCCGAGCGGCTCACCCAGTCCGAGCAGCGCCTCTTCACGGTCTAGCCGCCGCCGCGCAGGAGGGACCCCGTGCGGTCGGTGAAGCGGAGATCGCCGTCCACTGGAAAGAAGAGGGTACGAGCACCCTCCCCCAAGTTCATCGGGCAGGCCAACCTTGTCGACCCGGGGATCATGGAGCGGTTCAGTCTCGAGCGCTTCCCGGAATGCTTTCGCGAGTACGCGATGCGTTTCGCCGCACTCGCGCGCCGTGCCGGATTGCGTTCGCCAGGGGACCGACCGCGCCCCGCGGGGTGATCAGCCGCCGCCCAAGTAAAGCGAATCGAGCCCCACCAGCCGCTGGGTCACCAGGACCACCACCAGGGCCATCGCGATGCTGATCGTCCCGGCCACCGCTGCGGTGGGATCGAACGAAAACCGCAGGTAGTCGAAGATCTCGATCGGCAGCGGCGTCGTCCCGACGCCGCTGAGGAACAGCGAGATGTTGAACTCGTCGTAGCTGGTGACGAAGGCAAAGATCGCCCCCGAGATGATCCCCCCCTTGATCAACGGCAGCGTCACCCGCCAGAAGGTGGTGGCGAGGCCCGCCCCCAGGTTCCGGGCCGCCTCCTCCAGCGTGCGGTCGAACCGCACGAGCACCGCACTCGTGATCAGGAAGACGTACGGGAGGCTGATCAGCGTGTGGCCGATGATCAACCCCAGCAGCCCGGTGCGGCTCCACCCCAGCGCGTAGAAGAAGATGAGCAGGGCGATCCCGGTGAGGATCCCGGGAACGGCCAGGGGGGAGATCACCAGCACGCGCATCAGGTCCCGGAAGCGCCCCACCGACCGAGCCAGCCACAGGCTGGCCATCGTGCCCAGCACGGTGGCGACGACGGTGACGATCGCCGCCAGCTCCACGCTGAACGCGAGCGATCGGGTAAACGACCGGCTGTGGGCGAAAGCCGCGAACCATCGCAGCGAGATCCCATCCGGCGGGAAGCGGAGGTACGCGCCGGAGTTGAGCGCGGCGAGCACGACCACCACGATCGGCGCCAGCAGAAACGCGTAGATCAGCCCGACGGCGAGGAGCAGATACAGCCGCTCGCGCCGGATTACCATCGCCGGGGGCTGGGGGCCGTCATGTCACCGGCCGCGTCACCCGGCCGATCAGCCGGATGTAGCACCAGACGAGCAGCATCGTGATGACGAAGAAGAGGAGCGCA comes from the bacterium genome and includes:
- a CDS encoding ABC transporter permease, coding for MVIRRERLYLLLAVGLIYAFLLAPIVVVVLAALNSGAYLRFPPDGISLRWFAAFAHSRSFTRSLAFSVELAAIVTVVATVLGTMASLWLARSVGRFRDLMRVLVISPLAVPGILTGIALLIFFYALGWSRTGLLGLIIGHTLISLPYVFLITSAVLVRFDRTLEEAARNLGAGLATTFWRVTLPLIKGGIISGAIFAFVTSYDEFNISLFLSGVGTTPLPIEIFDYLRFSFDPTAAVAGTISIAMALVVVLVTQRLVGLDSLYLGGG